TCTTTGGGGGACCCCATTTGAGGGATTGGGGCGCACCGGGGTAGCTCCTATGCTCGGAGGATGTCAACCGCACAGATACTGAGGCTGGAGAGAGGATGGCCAAATGCTCCTCCATTGCAACAGGTCGAACCAGGAGAGTGCCAATGAGTATCGCGAATGTGGTGTCCCGATTCGGTGTGATACTACTATTTGCTCTGGTTGGGGCCTGCGGAGGAGGAGCAAGCCGAGACGGTGGCGCAAGTCCCGACGGAGGGGGCTCGCGTGAATGGCCAACTGCCGGAACTCCCGCACATACCGCCGAAGGTGGCTTGGATCTGACGGTCGTTAAACCCGTCGCGGGCGAGGCCTCACCTCTTCAGGTGCTTGAACTGACCGGATTGCCCAGTGATTTCGAGATCGCGGATCTGTATGTGGAGTTCTATGTAAAGGAGGGAGAGGCTCCACTGAAAGGTCAGGTTGATGAATTCCGTCTTCTACCGGTTTTCGAGCTTGATCAGACGTTCTTTCTGGCCATGCCGTTACTGGACGCCGAAGGTGCCGTCATCGTATGGAGACTGACTGACGGAAATAGTACCAGTGAGACGTTTGAGACACAGATTGATGCCTTGCCACCGCCAAGGGTTGGTAGCGTCGATACGTTACTTGAAGGCGCGGAGGCTGTGCTGCGGGAAGCAACCGAGGCGCTGGGGCGCAGTTATCCCGATGAATGGGAAGGTTGGAGTGACAATCTAGACCAGATGCCGGTTCACCTTATTCCCTTGTGGCAAAGCTGGCACGCGATGTTTGATAAGCAGAACGAGCTGGCCTGGATCAATCAGCCCATGCCCGACGACGTCAGAGTGATGCTCGAGCGAGTTCTGGCAGCGCAGCCGATGGATGAGACGATGTTTGGAATGGCTGCCTACTTCGCTGAAGGGCACAGTCTTCTGAATGATGCATCCGATCTTTTGCCAGTGCGCACCAATAGTGGTGTGTCGGCAAGAAGCTATATGCGGTATACGGGGGAAGAGCCCGGCAGAATCATCAGACAACAAGGGATGATGCCAATAGGGAATGCGTTGGCGCTGGCGGCTGAGCTGGAGAAGTATGATCAGGCCCGGCGGTCTCTACGTAACATGGGCCTTTTTGATAAGTATGTGGGTTCTTATATCTCCGCTGTGGGTATTCTGGCGGCATTGCCGGTTGCCGCTGGGACCGGAGGCGGTGCAGCGGCGGCAATAACAGCCGCCCGGCGCGAGCTGATGGCAAAGGTATCCAACATCGTCTTGTTTCTTTCTCGAGTGAACGGCGTCGCCAAGATTACGTCCCCGTGTTGTATCGTCTCATTGGATGTCACGCTTGACCCGAAGAGTGGCCAGGTTACCGAGGACATGCCGGAAAGTCAGATCTGGCTCAATGACGCACGTGCCAGGGCGGAGAGCGAGCCGGTAAACATAACTCGGGATATTGCCGATGCCATCGTTAAGGATGCCGCGAAGATGATATCGGTAGGAATGAGCAAGGAACTGGCAGAAGTGTACGGTGACGCTGTTCAACGATCGGGGATTGTGGGGGATGTCGGTGGTAAAATTATTGACTACGCGGCGAGCGGTATCGGCAAAAGGTTTCTGGCTTCTTTCCCCGTTGGCGCGGATATGTCGTTCTTCTGGAATGATGTCGATTTGATGTACGGCGAACCGCAGAAATGGCTCGAAGTTGAGGCAGCCAGCCTGTCAGGAAGCGCTGATCAATCCATTGTTGAGCAAACACCTACCGGGCAGCACGAAATGGCGTTTCGGCTGCGTACCCCCCAGGCGTTCCATCTGCAAACCTCCTTGCTTCGTTTCAACACACGGCCAGAAGAATTACCTGCTGTCGCGCCAGCGATAACAACCAAGCGTATCTCACTGGACTATCTCGATCTTAAGTTCAATCCGTCGGTGCTTCGGGTTGAAGATGGGCCCGTGGATTTCTCTCTTACTCTGGAGAACGCCTCATCGCTGGGTGTTGGCGGAGGTGAGGATTACATCGATGTGAATGCCTTTCTGAACGGGTTCGCGGTGGGAAGTGTCGCGTATCACGGCCGTAGCGGCGCGGTGATGCACTTTACTTATATGCCGCCAGAGGGCGGATTTCCAGAAGACCTGTTGCTGGAAGTCGAAGCAAACGTGGATCTGGATACAGGAATACGGGCACCTTCTCACAATCCTCCCCCCCGTCGCGGCGTTCTGCTTGTTACGGGAGGGGAAGGCACTCAACGTCTGGAAATATCCCCACCCTCTAAGTGTATCCAGGAAGGAGAGCAACAACAGTTTACCGTGACCGGACTGGGTGGGGAGCCTGTTCCGGTTAACTGGAGAGTGGATGGTCCAGGGTGGATTACCGCGGAAGGGCTTTACACGGCGGGGGAGGCTAATGGTACCGGCCAGGTCGCCATTACCGCCAGTGTGCAAGGAAACGATACGATCACTGCCGTCGCCCATATGACAGTAGGAGACTGCACGTGTTGGTGGGATGGCCAGGTTGGTGGGGATTTTCAACAGCAGGCCGTGGGCGAAACGCAATGGATTGAGGTGGATGATCAGAACAGCATCGTCGCGATGAAACACCACAGTGGCGATTTCTCGCTTCTGCATCTGGACTTATCCGAAGACCCTATTGCTCCGGGGGCTACTGGAACATATCGGGCGGTGGTACAGCCAGGTCATTTCGGTAATACCCTGCCGTCGGCCAGAAGTGTCTGGTACAACCCCTCGTCCCAGATGGCGGATGCGGCTGGCCTGACACCGATACCAAAGGCGATCGTGCAGGTGACGCGGCATGACATGTTGAATTATCCGGATGATATGGGCGTTGCTGATGGGGCACGTATGCTGGAAGCGCGGGTGACCGGGACGGTTGTATACGAGTGGTTGGAGTATGAACCCAACCGTATCGAGCGGGTGTCGGGTAACTTGAACGTGGGTATCAGAGGAAGCTACTGGATTGACCTTGGCTTTGGTATCAACTGCAGTCGCGGGCTATGAGCCCGGATCCTTCCGATTTATTAATCCTTTGCGCTGGCCCGCCGTCGGAGAAGGCGGCAACGGCATACTACTACTTCTGACTTGGTGTCTCCTCGCCCAGTACATACCGGGCCGTCCGTGGTTTGCAGACGCGCCCCTTCGATTGCCCGGATTTATAAAGCTTCGCTGATTTGTACCCCTCCTTTGGGGGACCCCGTTTGAGGGATTGGGGGAAAGGGGATGACTCTCTATGCTCTGACCAATATTCGACTTGTCGAGCCGGCTGCCGCACCTGATGGGCGCAGGCCAATCGTGAAACGGCGATGAAGGGATATGTCCTATGAAGAAGGAAGCTTGGCTTTTGCGGCACCTAATCGGTGTGATCTCTTTGGCCGTCGTACTGCCGGTGAGTGTGGAATCGGCATGGGCCGATACTCTGGAGGGGGTACTGGAAGGGGAGTCCCTGTCCTGGCATGTGCTGCATGCCGATGATGCATCCACAGCCAGCTTTTTCAGCATTGCTCCGGGGATGACCAGTTATCAGATACAGGGGCATCGGGAAGAGAGATTCTCCGTGGCCGGCTCGATCAGTCTCTCCTTCACCGTCATGAATGGAAAGCTGTTGGCGGAACCCGAGGTGTCCTTCTTTCCCGAGAAAAAACTCTTCCCGATGTACAGCAACGAAGGACAGGGAAAACTGACTATTGAGCATCTCGAGAATGGGGGTGTGCCGAGAGCAAAGGGGCGCTATCAGGGCACCCTTGTACGTCTGGAAGGGGTGGGTAAGGACGCTGACCGTAGCGATACCTTGACGCTGGACCTGCTCTTTGACGTGCATCTGCGGGCGGATGACTGACGTGGGGCCGTGCCTGTGCCTGGGGCTGACGAGCCATAAGGGGCTTCTGATCAGAAGCGCTCGCCATCAAGGTGTTAGCCGTGAAAGGGCGCTACGAAGAGAGATGATGAGTAATCCGATATTGAAAACACATGGCCCGTTGGGGCAAGGGAACATAGGGAGTAAGACCATGAATAACTATGGAAAAGTAGCAAAGACCACATCCTTGCTGGTGTTGAGCGCGGCAATCGCGGCGTGCGGTGGCAGTGGTGGTTCCAGTAGTGGCGGCAATGGCCCGGGAGGCGGTGATTCCGGTGGTGGCGGTGGTTCGGATGGCGGCTCCGTTAACGTTGTCACACAGATGCCTGAGGATGTGTCCGGCTTCGCCGTGACGGGGAACGAAGAAGCTCTGTACTTCACCCAGGTAAAAGGTTCCCCGCAGGACGGCTCCGGTCTGTATATGGTGGAAAGCCTATCCGGGCAGCCGCAAGTGGAAGATGTGGACGTCAATGTGGGTATTGGATTTCATGATGTGACGGACATGGATCCCAGCAACATGAGGTTTATTAGCCGCCACGAAAATACTTTTTTTACCTTGTTCGAGGCGGACGGGTCAGCGGGGGATCTGGAGAACCTGAGATCAAGTTTTCTTTTCTATGCTGATGGCTCGGAGGAGGATCATCTGGGCAATGGTTACCGCCGTGTCATGGTCAGCCCGGACCATCTTGTTCGTACACCGGAGATGGTGACGAATGCGAAGAAAGCTCCACAACTCCAGCCGAGCCGACAGGTCCTTCATGATCTGAACGACGCGGGCCGGACTTGTCTGCTTGATCCTACGGATAATTTTAACAAAAACTGGAAACAGATCTGTCTGAACCACGGCATGACCACCCCGCCAGGACAGCTTTTTGACATGAGGGTGTTCGCGGCGACGCTGGATCCTCAGGCCATGAAAGGGGAGGGTTACCTGGCCATTGATGATGATAACGTGCTGCGCTTTATCGGCAGGGATCTGCAGAACCTGGGGCCTGTTCTTGATGCGGACACCGGTAATCCGGTAACCGATATCATGGAGGCTGCGGACCTTCGCATGCGCTCGACGGAGGGCCACCAGTATGTGGTTTTGTATATTGAGGATCGGGATCATCCCGAAGTCTGGCTGTATGAAACGGATGCGGCGGGGGCCGGAACCGTCAAGCGGGTAACATCGGCTGAAGGTGAGCCGCTGTTGATGGGGCACAACGTGGCCAACGTGCTTCAGATTCCCGATGACCGGAATGTCACCGTTATGAATGGCGAGACCTTCTTCCTGTATGCCGATGTGGAGGGCGATATAACCAGTTCATCGGTGAACCTGATCCGCCTGAGCGGTGATACCTGGTCAATAGCCACCACGATCGAGGGCGGAGCTTTCATGGGGGGCACCGCGACGACGTTCTTGATGAATGCCGGTGGACATCTGGTTATGGAAAGCAACGAGGCTGACGGCGGCAAGGAAGTGATCGCCCTGCTTCCGGATGGTTCTGGCCGTAAGGTCATGGACGCCCGGGGGAATGGTGTCTTCCAGTTGAAATTTGATCGGCAGCCCGTGCTGGGTACCAGCGCCAATGGCGAATGGCTTTTTTACAACCGATTTGAAGATAAAAGTACCGGCGAGACCCAGTGGAGCCCGGTGGCGGTGGCGTTGAACCCGGCAACCAATGAGCGTTTGGATATGGCGGGCTGGACCTGGGTGGGCGCGAGCTCCAACGGCAAAGGTTCCCTTGATATGCGTCACGGTAGTGAGACTCTGGCTCAGGTGTTCATGGTCGGGCCGAATACCGAGCTTGCGGCATTGCAGGCGGATGACCCCATGGCGGGCAAGGTGAACTTCGGAGCGTTGCCTGACGGCGTCACCGCGGCGCGGTTTAACGGTGTCGGTCCGGGGCCCCGCCGCTTGCTTTGGGCGATGAGCAACGATGACGACGAGGAGGATTACCTCTGCGTGTGGAGCCAATGCACCTACGATGTGCTGTACCTGGATGTGCGTGACGAGGGTTCTCTGCAACTGCTTACCGAGAGCTCCAGCTCCCATTTGCAGAGCCCGCTGCCGAAGTTCTAAGAGCTTGGCCATGGCACGATGGGGCGTCCGGTGGACGCCCCGCATTACGCATTCACAGGGAGGGATGACAATGTCATCTCCAACGTTTTACCGCGAGCCGGTATGGCCGTGGCGTGTCTGGGGTCTGGCTCTGGTACTGATGGCGCTGGCTGCCTGCGGCGGTTCGTCGTCCGGTGATTCTTCTTCTTCGCCATTGTCACCTGAGGAAGGAAGTCCGCAGCCGGAACAGCCTTCTCCGTCTGAGCCCCCGGAGGAAGAGGAGCTGCCGGAAGGAGGGCCTTTATTGGGCGCGGTACAAAAAGGGCCGTTCCAGGCGGGGGCTAAAGTAACGCTGGTTCCTTTGCGGCATGGGGTTCCCGTGGAGGGCGCTCGCGAGCTTGAGACCACGGTGGACGAGCGCGGCCGATACACCTTCTCCGGTACAGGGCTTGAAGGGCCGGCGCTGCTGCGGGCCAGCGGATATTGGTTCGATGAACGTAGCGGTCAGTACAGCGGTGAGCCGGTCACTCTGCGGGCAGTGGTGAACGTCGCCGACGGTGAAGCCAACGTTAATGTGTTGACTGATTTGATCAGCGAACGATTGCAAAAGGCGCTGGCCGATAATGACGACGATTATCCCACCGCGCTATCCAGCGTGATGGCCGATTATCGCGAGCTCACGGGCTTGAACCAGCCTCCGGGATTGCTCGATATGCTGAAAGGGTTTATCCAGGGAGAAACGCTGGATGTTGGTTATTACCAGGAATCCCGACTGCTGCCATTGATCGCCGCCGCCGCGGCGGAAAGTGCCATGCCCGGTCTGGCCGAAGCGCGCTCGGGTTTCGCCATTGATGGCGCGGACAATGAAAGCGCCCGGGCGTTCTGGGAAGCCATGTGGGAGGGGTACGCCTCCTTGGTGGCGGAGCATCATGATGAGACCACACTGCTTGAACATCTGCAGGCGCAACTGAACGGGCAGTACCCTCTGGCCGCCGGAGAAACCTTTGCGCCGGCTGTCCTGGGCGGGATGCGCAGTGTGCTGGTGGGCAATGCGCCAAGTTGCTCCCAGGGGCCGAATGGCAGCAATGATGATTTCAACAGGCAAATCTGCCCGGGAGCCGGAGCGCAGGATGTGTTGGTGGGAGAGGAGTACGGGGCAGCAGGGTTTTATCTGGATGCGCCGGCCGCCGCCAGCTACGTGGTGCGTTTGAGAGTGCCGCACACTCCTGACAACCGCAAGATAGTTCTGGAATATACCCCTTCGGGCCGTGTCGGTTATGGTGATATCGCCGAGCAGTGCAGCGGTTACGACGCATGCGATGTGGGAACCCGGGCATTGCGAGAAGGAGAACGGGTTTTCTTTCGTATCAGAACCACGGGAAAGGCGCGCACGGTACAAGTGTTGGCGGAGCGTTTGGGTGATGGCCACCCTGTTCAGCCCATGGTGATTCATCCCAACCGTGCGCCCTACCGTGGGTGGGCAGGCAGTAAGGATGGTTCCGCCTTTTCGCAGAGTGCCTACAGCGGCACCGCTAACGTCAATAGTTATGCGCATTACCTGTTCTATGTGGGCTCGGGCAGGCGAACCTTGTTGGTGGACGACTTCGTATGCGGCGGTGTGCCTTCGCCTCTGGGGCATCGTATGCATTTGTTTTTGGCAAAAATGACGTCCAAAGGTTACGTCGCGGTAATGAACGACTCGACCTATTCCTGTGACGGTCTTCGTCACGAGATCGGCGGCGGTGAGACGGGCGTGTACTACCTTAGAGTCCATCCTGATTATTATGGGACGGCATCGGGGCATAGCGCCACATTGCGCTATGACTTCCGTATCCAGCTTCAGCCCTGGTCAGCCACAGGACCGGAATGACGGGTTGGCCCGGTGCGCGAAGTGGTTGCGCACCGGGCTTCTGCCCGAGGGGCATCCGTTGAATTCAACCATGCTCCTGTAACCAAAGAGCCAGGGCGCCTTTATCGCGCACCCCCAACTTCTGGTAGATGCGGCTGATATGGCTGCGCACGGTGGTGGGGGAAATATTCAGGGTCCTGGCGACATGTTTGTGACTTTGGCCCTGGGCGTACGCCCAGGCCACTTCCTTTTCCCGTTTGCTGAGCGCGGTAACCACGCCGGGCTGCGCACACACCAAAAGCCGGGCGCCGACTCGTTCCGAGGTCAGGGTTATTGTCTTGCCCCGGTAACGCTTGGATGCCCAAAGAGAAAGAATGACGTCTTGCGGCAGTTGCCGGTGCGCCGAGGGCCCCCACTCGTGAGTAACCAGGGTGGTGAAGTCCGGTAGCACGGCATGTAGCAATCCTTTGGTGTCCACCAGCGCCGCCGGTGCCCGAAAAGTGGACAGATAGTGCTTGTCGTTATTGCAGGCGGCAAGGAACAGGTGCTGAGTGACCAGATTCTTGAATTCCACTTCCCTGGCGCTGAACCCCGTATATCGATGGTCCCGTGCCAATGTTACAAAGATATGCAGCCCGGTATGGGGATCGATCTCCATGGTCGAGATCATTTGCCGTGCCTGATAAAGACGCCAATGCTCGTTATAGGCACGGCTTTGATAAATGTTGGGGATCTGGTTAAGCGACCAGGTTTTGCCGGTATTGCCGATGACCAGGTGAGCGTATAGGTCCTCTTCCTTGACCGCTTCCCACGTGTCGAACAGCGTATCGGTCTGGTCAAGGATGGTCGCGGTATGCAGTTCCCGGCTCTGGCCATCTCCAGTGCCCCAGATGGCGAAATCAAAAGCAACATGCCGGCGTATCTCATCCAGCGCCCAGCGCTGAAATTGCACGGGTTCAAGATGCATGCTGGCATCGTGTACCGTCAGTAAAAAATCACTGATTTTATGGAGCGACATACCATGGTTCCCCCGTCCCTTTGGGGATTGAGAAGCGGTGAGCACCGCTTCCGTTGTCGTTGTTCCCCGATTAAGCGTTGAATTGCGCTGGCTCTGTTCCCTTGAGTCAGTGTAGTACATTTGCAGGATGTTGTGTCGGGTGTTGGCGGCGTTAGATTTTCCCGCGAGGGATGAGCGTTGTCAGAAAGGGGGAGGCGGGAGCCGGCATGTTGAGCGCATTGATCGTTGAGGATCATGAGGAAAGTCGTGATTGGCTGGCGGGGCTGTTGGAGGAGGCATTTCCCGATATCGTCGTTGAAAGCGTGGGGACCTTGGCCGGGGCGGAGGCGATATTATCGGTTCGGAGCTTTAGTCTGGCACTGGTTGATATCAGTTTGCCGGATGGGTGTGGCGTGGATTTGGTGAAATCCTTGAACCGAAGCGCCCAGGAGACCTATGTGGTGATGGCGACGATTCATGATGATGATGGACATCTGTTCGCCGCGCTTCAGGCGGGCGCGCATGGATATCTGCTTAAGGACCAGCCCAGGGCCCGATTGCGCTCTCAATTGCAAGGGATCGCCCGGGGCGAGCCACCGCTTTCACCAAGCGTCGCGCGGCGAATGTTGCGACACTTTCGGCGTATGGAGAGCTCGGCTGAGGAAGTGCCGGACCTGAGTGAACGTGAAACGGAGGTGCTGCGTTTATTGGCCAGGGGATTCACCCGTACCGATATCGCGGGGGCGTTGGGAATCGCGGCCAGTACGGTGGCGACCTACACCAAGAGTATCTATCGGAAACTGGGCGTATCCGGCCGCGCCGAAGCGGCGTTGCAGGCGGCGCGGCTTGGTGTGGTGAACAGCGATCATTGAACACGGTGCTGAATCAAAGCGTTACGCGGAGTCCCAGGATCCAGTTCCGTACCGCTGCGATGGCGGGTTCTCGCAGCCTTTCTTTCGGATAGACCAGGTGGAACGGCTGCGCCAGAAGTTCCGGTCCGAACGGTTGTACCAGACGGCCACTGCGCAATTCATCCTGAATCAACTCCCGGCTCATCAATGCGACGCCCTGACCGTCCAGGGCGGCGCTGACGATGTGGGTGTCGTCCGAGAGCGCCAGACCGGCATCGATATCCAGCCCCGCTACCCCGGCCAGTTTTTGCCAGGCGGGCCAGCCCAGCGCCGCGCCGGAAGCGGTGGTGGGGTGGTAGTGCAGCAGAGTGTGATGATGCAGGTCGCT
This sequence is a window from Alloalcanivorax dieselolei B5. Protein-coding genes within it:
- a CDS encoding response regulator, with protein sequence MLSALIVEDHEESRDWLAGLLEEAFPDIVVESVGTLAGAEAILSVRSFSLALVDISLPDGCGVDLVKSLNRSAQETYVVMATIHDDDGHLFAALQAGAHGYLLKDQPRARLRSQLQGIARGEPPLSPSVARRMLRHFRRMESSAEEVPDLSERETEVLRLLARGFTRTDIAGALGIAASTVATYTKSIYRKLGVSGRAEAALQAARLGVVNSDH
- a CDS encoding helix-turn-helix transcriptional regulator, with product MSLHKISDFLLTVHDASMHLEPVQFQRWALDEIRRHVAFDFAIWGTGDGQSRELHTATILDQTDTLFDTWEAVKEEDLYAHLVIGNTGKTWSLNQIPNIYQSRAYNEHWRLYQARQMISTMEIDPHTGLHIFVTLARDHRYTGFSAREVEFKNLVTQHLFLAACNNDKHYLSTFRAPAALVDTKGLLHAVLPDFTTLVTHEWGPSAHRQLPQDVILSLWASKRYRGKTITLTSERVGARLLVCAQPGVVTALSKREKEVAWAYAQGQSHKHVARTLNISPTTVRSHISRIYQKLGVRDKGALALWLQEHG